One window of Quercus robur chromosome 12, dhQueRobu3.1, whole genome shotgun sequence genomic DNA carries:
- the LOC126709924 gene encoding protein NRT1/ PTR FAMILY 6.3-like — MFDLPQTQGKTLPDAWDYKGRPAERSKTGGWTAAAMILGGEAMERLTTLGIAVNLVTYLIATMHLGNATSANTVTNFLGTSFMFCLLGGFIADTFLGRYRTIAIFASVQATGVTILTISTLIPSLRPPKCAVDTVPPCIPASGKQLLVLYLALYLTALGTGGLKSSVSGFGSDQFDDSDKEEEIRMTNFFSWFFFFISIGSLCAVTILVYIQDNQGREWGYGICVCGIVLGLVVFLSGTRRYRFKKLVGSPLTQIVAVFVAACRKRHLELPSDSSLLFNDDDIIDEGQRKKKQRLPHTKQLRFLNKAAIKDPKMAGGITAVSKWYLSTLTDVEEVKLIIRMLPIWATTIMFWTVYVQMTTFSVSQATTMDRHIGSFQIPAASLTVFFVGSILLTVPIYDRIIVPTAGKVLKNPHGLTPLQRIGVGLVFSIFAMVAAAFTEVKRLKAAQSHGLANNPTAEIPLSVFWLVPQFFFVGSGEAFTYIGQLDFFLRECPKGMKTLSTGLFLITLSLGFFVSSLLVTIVHKVTGNQRPWLADNLNQGKLYNFYWLLAILSALNFVIYLFCAKWYVYKDKRLAEEGIELEETELSCHA, encoded by the exons ATGTTTGACCTCCCTCAAACACAAGGGAAAACCCTCCCAGATGCCTGGGATTACAAAGGCCGTCCAGCCGAGCGGTCTAAAACCGGTGGCTGGACCGCAGCTGCCATGATTTTAG GTGGGGAGGCAATGGAAAGGTTAACAACGCTGGGTATTGCTGTCAATCTGGTGACCTATTTGATTGCTACCATGCATTTGGGCAATGCTACCTCTGCCAACACAGTCACCAACTTCCTTGGCACCTCTTTCATGTTCTGTTTACTTGGTGGCTTTATAGCCGACACCTTTCTTGGCAG GTATCGCACAATTGCCATCTTCGCCAGCGTTCAAGCAACT GGTGTCACAATTTTGACAATCTCAACCCTAATCCCAAGCCTCCGTCCACCCAAATGCGCTGTGGACACAGTACCACCTTGCATCCCCGCAAGCGGCAAACAGCTACTAGTTCTTTATTTGGCACTATATCTCACAGCTCTTGGTACCGGTGGTCTAAAATCGAGCGTGTCAGGCTTTGGTTCGGACCAATTTGATGATtcagacaaagaagaagaaatccgaatgacaaattttttcagttggttcttcttcttcataagCATAGGCTCGCTTTGCGCTGTGACAATTCTTGTGTACATTCAAGACAACCAGGGGAGAGAATGGGGTTATGGAATTTGCGTGTGTGGAATCGTTCTTGGCTTAGTTGTGTTCTTGTCGGGCACAAGGAGGTACCGGTTCAAGAAGCTCGTGGGTAGCCCGCTTACGCAGATTGTTGCGGTGTTTGTCGCGGCGTGCAGGAAGAGGCATTTGGAACTGCCTTCGGATTCATCTTTGTTGTTCAACGATGATGACATTATTGACGAGGGacagaggaagaagaagcagaggttGCCCCATACCAAGCAGCTGCG TTTCTTGAACAAGGCAGCAATCAAGGACCCGAAAATGGCCGGTGGTATCACTGCAGTAAGCAAGTGGTATCTATCAACCCTAACAGATGTTGAAGAAGTGAAATTGATCATTAGAATGTTACCCATATGGGCTACCACCATCATGTTTTGGACAGTGTATGTCCAAATGACCACATTCTCAGTCTCACAAGCAACCACCATGGACCGCCACATTGGTTCCTTTCAAATCCCCGCAGCTTCCCTAACTGTCTTCTTCGTTGGTAGCATTCTTTTGACTGTCCCAATTTATGATAGAATCATTGTTCCCACAGCTGGAAAAGTGCTTAAAAATCCACATGGTCTTACACCATTGCAACGCATAGGGGTTGGTCTTGTTTTCTCAATCTTTGCAATGGTGGCAGCTGCATTCACTGAAGTAAAGCGTTTGAAAGCCGCACAATCACACGGTTTAGCTAATAATCCAACGGCCGAGATCCCGTTAAGCGTGTTCTGGCTAGTTCCCCAGTTTTTCTTTGTGGGATCTGGGGAGGCCTTTACTTATATAGGACAGCTTGATTTCTTCCTACGGGAATGTCCAAAGGGGATGAAGACTTTGAGCACAGGGCTGTTTTTAATCACACTTTCGCTAGGGTTTTTTGTTAGCTCTTTACTGGTTACTATAGTGCACAAGGTGACTGGGAACCAGAGGCCCTGGCTAGCTGATAATCTGAATCAAGGGAAGCTTTACAATTTTTACTGGCTTTTGGCAATATTGAGTGCTTTGAATTTCgtgatatatttgttttgtgcTAAGTGGTATGTGTACAAGGACAAGAGACTTGCTGAGGAGGGGATAGAGTTGGAAGAAACAGAGCTTAGTTGCCATGCATAA
- the LOC126709982 gene encoding 14 kDa proline-rich protein DC2.15: MDSKRSLSAALFISVNLLFFAIVSGCYTCPSLPKPNPNPNPKPSPTTVPQSCPRDALKLGVCAKVLNGAVGTVIGSPPDTPCCSLLSGLVDLEAAVCLCTAIKANILGINLNIPISLSLLINTCGKKLPSDFQCA, from the coding sequence ATGGATTCAAAGAGATCTTTGTCAGCTGCTTTGTTCATATCAGTTAACCTTCTCTTCTTTGCCATTGTTAGTGGTTGCTACACTTGTCCTAGTCTTCCTAAGCCtaatccaaacccaaaccctaaaccAAGCCCTACTACTGTCCCGCAGAGCTGCCCCAGAGATGCACTAAAGCTAGGGGTCTGCGCTAAGGTGCTTAATGGAGCTGTTGGGACGGTCATTGGGTCCCCACCAGATACCCCATGCTGCTCACTACTTTCAGGGCTTGTCGATCTTGAAGCTGCTGTTTGCCTTTGCACTGCCATTAAAGCCAACATTCTTGGCATCAACCTTAACATCCCCATTTCACTTAGCTTACTCATCAATACTTGTGGGAAGAAGCTCCCCTCTGACTTCCAATGTGCCTAA